CTTCCTGAAGGCTGCCAGTTCAGCCTCGGCCTTGGCGCGATCGAGGTAGAGGGGAAGGATCAGGTCCTTGTCACGGGGAATGGGTAAGGGAGTTCCCTTGTCGTCGGTGAGCACGAAGACGGGAATCACCGCCAGCTTCTTGGCCGCTACGGACTCGGCGATCGCCTGGGCAGGGGCGGGCGACAGCAACACGCCCCCAACAACCAAGCTGAGCTGGGAGCCCAGGGCCACGGCGGCACCCAGGCGGCCCAGTCGGGCCCGCAAGCCAGGGTTTGAGAGGGGAGAGCCGGCCCGCATAGCTGTGTCAGAAGAAGACCCGAAGCCTAGGCATGGGGTGGGACCTAACCTTCACAGGCTGGACGGTGCGGGGCATGACCACTGGCATGCGTGCGCTGGTGGCCCTGGGGGTCATCGCGGCGGTTCTGGGGGTGCAGGCCCTGGCCGGCAGCACCCCCATGCCCCGGCCCGTGGTGATGCTGCTGCCTTCGGAGGGCCCGTTGGCGGGGCTGGGGGATGGCCTGAGGCGGGGCTACCGGCTGGCGGCAGAGCAAAGCCGAGTCTGCGGCCAGTTGGCGCCTGAACTGGGCCTGGGCTGGGTGCCCCCAGGGGCCGATCCAGTTGCGGCGCTGGAGGCCAGCCCGCGCCTCTCGCTGCTGATCGCCCCGCCAGCCGCCCCCCTGGCCGCCTACGGCCCACTGGCGGAGCGACTTGGCGTCACGGTGCTGTTGCCGCTGCAACGGGGTCTGTCGCTGCGGCACCTGGCGGAACTGCCGGGGGCGGACCGGCTCTGGCCACTCACGCCGGCGCGCGGCCTGGCCGCCGACCAACTGGCCCGCGGCACGATGGAGCGCGGCTGGCGGAGGGTGATGGTGATCCGCGATCGCTCTGCCGAAGCCCGTCAGCTGGCTGAGCGCTACCTGGGAGCCCTTCAGCAGGCGGGAGGGAGCGCGATCGGTGCGGAGCAGCCTCCGATCCAGGTAGATCCCACCGAGGCCAAGGCCTGGAACCAGCTGCTCGATGATGTGGGCTGGTACGGCCCCCAGGCTCTGGTGGTGATCACGCGCCCCGGCAGCCCCCTGGCCCGGGCGGCGACCACCGCCCCCTGGCCCAAGGGTCTGGCGTTGGTGTGGCCCTTCCCGATCGAGCGCAGCCTGGCCGTGGCCCAGCTGGGCATCGACACCAGCAGCCAGGGACCGGGCTGGGGGCGATTTACCGAGGCGTTTCGCCGGCGCTGGGGCTACGGCCCGGGGTTGGTGGAGGCCGCTGGCTACGACGCCGGCCAGTTGTCGGCCGTGGCCGCGGTGCCGCCGACGGCGTCGGGCCAGCAGGGCTGGGACCTGCTCTGGTTGGACTCTCGCCTGAAGGCCCAGGATCTCTGCGCCGCCCTGGCGTTACGACGGGAGGGCAAGAAGCTGTCGCTCAGCGGTGCGGCGAGCAAGCTGGATCTGGCCCCCGCCGTTTCCCCCAACGCCGAGCTGCCGCTGAGCGACCGTCCCCCCCAACCCTGAAGCGCCATGGCGATCCCCTCGGCTGTCGATGCCCCTGAGTCCCTGGTGGTGCCGTTCGAGCAGGTGGGCTTGGCGGACATCGCCCAGGTGGGAGGCAAGAACGCCTCCCTGGGTGAACTGATCCAACGGCTGGGCCCCCAGGGGGTGAAGGTCCCCGGCGGTTTCGCCACCACCGCCGCGGCCTACCGCCTCTTCCTCCAACGCAGTGGTCTGGCGGAACGGCTGGAAACCGTGCTGGGGGGCCTCGACACCGGTGATCTGGGGGCCCTGCAGGCGGCGGGCCTGGCGGCCCGGCGGTTGATCCTCGAAGCGCCCCTGCCCGTCGAGTTGACGGCGGCGATCCGAGCCGGCTACGGGCGGCTGGCGGCAAGCGGCGAGCGATCTGGAAACAGCCTTGAACCCCCAACCGTGGCGGTGCGCTCCAGCGCCACGGCCGAAGACCTGCCGGACGCGAGCTTTGCGGGACAGCAGGAGACCTACCTGAACATCCAGGGCGAGGAGGCCCTGCTGGAGGCCTGCCATCACTGCCTGGCCTCCCTGTTCACCGACCGGGCCATCTCCTACCGGCAGCTCCACGGCTACCGGCACGACGAGGTGGCCCTCTCGATCGGCATCCAGCGCATGGTGCGCTCCGACCTGGCCAGCTCCGGCGTGCTCTTCACCCTCGACACCGAAACCGGCTTCCGGGACGCCGTGCTGCTCACCGCCGCCTACGGCCTCGGGGAAAACGTGGTGCAGGGGGCGGTGAACCCCGATGAATGGCTGATCTTCAAGCCCACCCTGCTCACGGGGCACCGGCCGATCCTGAGCCGGCGACTGGGCAGCAAGGCGATCCGCATGGTCTATGGGGCCTGTTCGGCCCTGGAGGAGGCCACCACCTGCAATGTGCCGGTGCCGGAGGAGGAGCGCCGGCGCTTCGCCCTCAGCGACGACGAGGCCCTCACCCTGGCCACCTGGGCCTGCCGCATCGAGGCCCATTACTCCAGTCAGCGGGGCACCCCCACGCCGATGGACATCGAGTGGGGCAAGGACGGCCTCACGGGCGAGCTGTTCATCCTCCAGGCCCGGCCGGAAACGGTGGAATCGCGGCGGTCAGGGGCCGTGTTGCGCCGCTGGCACCTGGAGCCCCACCACGCCGAGTGCCTCAGCCACGGACGCGCCATCGGCGCCTCGGTGAGCAGCGGCCGCGCCAAGGTGCTGGCGAACCCCAGCCAGATCGATCGCTTCGAAACCGGCGACCTGCTCGTCACCGCCCGCACCGACCCCGACTGGGAGCCGATCCTGAAGCGGGCCAGCGGCGTGATCACCGACCAGGGCGGCCGCACCTGCCACGCCGCGATCATCGCCAGGGAGATGGGCCTCACCGCCATCGTCGGCACGGGAGACGGCACCACGGCCATCACCGATGGGGAAACGATCACGGCCAGCTGTTGCGAGGGCGACGAGGGTCAGATCTACCGGGGGGCCCTCGACTTTCGTGTGGAGGAAACGGTTCTCGGTGATCTGCCGCCGACCCGCACCCAGATCCTGATGAACGTGGGCAACCCGGAGGAGGCCCTGAAGCTGGCGGCCATCCCCTGCGATGGCGTGGGCCTGGCACGGCTGGAATTCATCATCGCCAACCACATCCGCGTCCATCCCATGGCGCTGCTGGCCCCGGAGCAGGTGGAGGATCCAGGCGAACGGCAGGCGATCGCCGAGCTGACGAGGGGTTACGAGCACCCCGCCGACTACTACGTCGATCTGCTCTGCCAGGGCATGGCCCGCATCGCCGCGGCCTTCCACCCACGGCCGGTGATCCTGCGCTTCTCTGATTTCAAGAGCAACGAATACGCCAACCTGCTCGGCGGTCGCTGGTTCGAACCGGTGGAGGAGAACCCGATGCTCGGCTGGCGGGGGGCCTCTCGCTACGGCTCCCCCGGGTTCAAGGAAGCCTTCGCCCTGGAATGCCAGGCCCTGCGCAGCGTTCGCGAAGCCATGGGCCTCGATCAGGTGATCCCGATGGTGCCCTTCTGCCGCACCCCCGAGGAGGCCGATCGGGTGCTGGCGGAAATGGCCCGCCACGGGCTGGAGCGGGGCCGCGCCGGCCTGCAGGTGTATGTGATGTGCGAGCTGCCCAGCAACGTGATAGCGATCGATGCCTTCGCCCAACGCTTCGATGGCTTCTCGATCGGCTCCAACGACCTCACCCAGCTCACCCTCGGACTGGATCGGGATTCGGCCCTGGTGGCGGACCTGTTTGATGAACGCCACCCGGCCGTCACTGAACTGATCCGCCTGGCGATCCGCGGGGCAAAGCGCAACGGCCGCAAGATCGGCATCTGCGGCCAGGCCCCGAGCGATTACCCGGAGTTCGCCCGCTTCCTGATCGAGGAGGGCATCGACTCGATCAGCCTCAACCCGGATGTGCTGCTGGCCACGCGCCTCTCGGTTGCGGCGATCGAGGGGGAGCTGGGCGGTACCGCTGCCACAGGAGCACCAGGTGGGTCGCCGAACGCAGGACGCTGAGCACCGCCAGGGCGATGCAGAGCGGGCAGTGGGTCAGCGACATGGGTGGCCGTGGTTTCCGCCCAAGGGTGGCACCGATCACGAGCCGCCGCCGGTGTTCCGTTGGATGCTGGAATGTGGCCTTGCGCCTGAGGGGCCCCAGTGCTGCGGCTGAACGCGCTGAAGCTGCCCCTCGACCACGATGACGACGCCCTTGTGGCGGCAGTGCTGCGGCGTCTGCGCATCCCCGCCACCGATCTGCTCAGCCACCGGGTGGTCAAGCGCAGCATCGATGCCCGCAAGCGTCAGGCCATCCAGTTGAGCTACGGCCTCGATCTCGAGGTGAAGGGCGAGGCAGCGCTGCTGCGCCGCTTCAGCGGCGACCCCCAGGTCCAGCCCAGTCCCGACATGCGCTACCAGACCGTGACCAGGGCGCCGGAGCCCTGGGGCACCGGCGGGGAACCACGGCCGATCGTGGTGGGAGCAGGGCCCTGCGGCTACTTCGCCGCCTTGCTGCTGGCCCAGATGGGCTTTCGGCCACTGCTGCTGGAACGGGGAAAAGCGGTGAAGGATCGCACCGCCGACACCTTCGGCTTCTGGCGTGGGACCCGCGCCTTCGACCCTGACTCCAATGCCCAGTTCGGCGAAGGGGGGGCCGGCACCTTCTCCGACGGCAAGCTCTACAGCCAGGTGAGCGACCCCCGTCACATCGGCCGCAAGGTGCTCGAGGAGCTGGTGGCCTGCGGGGCCCATCCGGAAATCCTCACCCTTCACCGGCCCCACATCGGCACCTTCAAGTTGGCCACGGTGGTGCGGGGTCTGCGCTCACGCATCGAGGCCCTGGGGGGCGAAGTGCGCTTCCTGAGCCGGGTGGAGCGGCTGCTGATCGAAGCCGACGGGGAGGGGCGCCGGGTGGTGGGGGTGAGGCTCAGCGATGGCAGCGAACTGGCGGCTGAACAGGTGGTGCTGGCGATCGGCCACAGCGCCCGCGACACCTTCGCAACTCTCCTTGAGCAAGGGGTGGCCCTGGAGCCCAAACCGTTCGCGGTGGGGCTGCGCCTCGAGCATCCCCAGGCCCTGATCGACCAGGCCCGCTGGGGGGCATGCGCCGGCCATCCCCTGCTCGGCGCGGCGGAGTACAAGCTGGTCCACCACGCCAGCAACGGCCGCACGGCCTACAGCTTCTGCATGTGTCCAGGGGGGCTGGTGGTGGGCGCCGCCTCCGAACTGGGCGGTGTGGTGACCAACGGGATGAGCCAGCACTCCCGCAACGAGCGCAACGCCAACAGCGCCATCGTGGTGGGCATCACCCCAGACGATGTGGCCCCCTTCGGCAACGGTCCGGGGGACCCCCTGGCGGGGGTGGCGTTTCAACGCCACTGGGAAGCCAAAGCCTTTGCCCTCGGTGGGGGCAATTACCAAGCGCCGGGCCAGCGACTCGGTGATTTCCTCAGAGGCCAGCCCTCGGCGGAAGCGGGAGCGGTGCAGCCCTCCTACGCCCCGGGAGTTCGGTTCACGGATCTGGGCGAAAGCCTTCCTGGCGAGGTGATCGCGGCGATCCGGGAGGCTTTGCCTGCCTTCGAGCGACGCCTTCCCGGATTCGCCATGGCCGATGCCGTGCTCACGGGCGTGGAGACCCGCACCTCCTCACCGGTGAGGCTGCCCCGCGGCGAGACCTTTGAGAGCACCAACACCGCCGGGCTTTATCCGGCGGGGGAAGGGGCCGGCTATGCCGGTGGGATTCTCTCGGCGGCGATGGATGGGATCGAAGTGGCTGAAGCGGTGGCGCTCACTCTTCGTCGTCGTCACTTCCCAGGGGGACCAGCCGGATCTGCTTGCGGCCCAGCTTGATCTCGAACTCATCACCGGGGGAGAGATCGAGAATCGAGGTGTAGGCCTTGCCAACCATCAGGTTTCCGTTGAATTGCACCTTGGTGGTGTAGCTCAACTTGCGACCACCCTTGGAACTCTTGGAACCAGTGGAAAAATCGACACCTTTGGCCGCCAACAGGGCTTCGTAGAAAGCCGTGAAATTCAGACGCTCGCTGCCATCCTTCTTGCTGGAGACGTAGCCGCAGGCCCGCACGATCTCCGACTTACCGGCATCTCCCAACTCCTTGACCTTCGTAAGAAGATCGGCACCTGTGAGCATGATCGCCTATGTGGATACAGCACCATCTTCCCACCCCAGCGGCGCCCTGAATAGCCCCAACAGCTCACTCCTGAGGCAATGGAGTTGAGCGCTCGCTGCACCAAAAGCTTCCCGTAGACAGCCATGGAATCGCCATGACGATCACGATCTAAGCCTGGGCGACGATGCCACTCCACTGCACGGCCTTGACCTGATCGCGCCGCCAGGAATGGAACAGCAGGGGCTCGGCCAGTGTGCACAGCGGGCAGGAACTGATCTGCCCAGGGGCGATCCCCTCCTGCTCCAGTTGCAACCGGATCGCCCGGCGCAGATCCAGACGATCGCGCCCCGGTTCCCCGTCGGGGCTGATCGCAGACACCGCTTCGAGGGCCGCCAGCTTCAGGTCCAACGCATCCCCGCCCAGGGCGAGGGCCACCTGCTCGGACACGGATCGCTCCACCTGGTAATTGGGACCACTGATGGCGGGCCCGAGGGCCACCAACAGATCCCCCCGCAGGCTCCCGGCCGCCTCCAGCTGCCGAATCGCCTCCGGCAGGATCCTGCCCGCCACCCCCCGCCAGCCGGCGTGGCAGGCGGCCACCCGGCCGCTGGAGCGATCGGCGATCAACACCGGCGGGCAGTCGGCGCCGCAGACCCAGAGACTCTGGGCGCCCTGGTCGCTCACCAACCCATCCGCCTCGGGCCATGGGGCGGCCGTGGCCCCGGAAGCCGGCAGCACCACGGCGCCGTGGATCTGACTGGGCCGGTGCACACTCACGCCCGCACTGATCACACCGGCGAGCACCTCGGGCCCCCGGCCCTGCCACTGACGGGTGAAGAAGCCGTGCTCGAAGCCGCCGAGCAGATCGCACTGGAGGTAATACCCGCCGTAGCAGCCGATCCAGCTCCAGCCCTCCAGGGCGTTGAAGCCCACATCGGGGCGATCGAAGGGGGCGTCGACGGCTTCAGCCATGGCTGAGCTCAGGGGTCGGGGAGATCCCGCAGCAGCCAGAACCCCTCCAAGCGCGCATCGCTCTCGCTCGCCTGAACGCCGATGAACTGGACCCCGCCAGCCTGCTCGCGGGCGGAGCGAAAGGCCGCCGCCGCCGCCGCCGCTTCATCGGGCGCCAGGTTGGCCAGCAACCAGCGCGCTTCGATTCCCGCCTCCAACACCAGTTGCTGGCCGGCGATCTCCAGCCTCACGGGCTCCAGACCCGCCAGCCAACCGGCGATGGCCAACGCCCGGCCGCGGCTGAACAGGCGCAACCCCGGCACCGGCACATCGCCGTCGAGGTCCTTCGGCAGCGCCACCAGGCCGGAGAAGCCGATCGGCCACTGGGACGCTTCGCGCAGATCCGCCAGGGGAATCGTGGCCCATTCCCAGCTGTCCCCGCGCACCTCCTCCGGCAGGGGCAGCGCCAGGGGCTGAATCGCTGCGGGGGGGGGCGCCAGGGGACCGGCCATGTAGCCAGGCTCCTGGGGGTAGACCGAGCGCTGACGTTCCTGAAGCCACTCCACCAGGGCATAGCAACGACGGGACGGCACCACATCGAGGCCCAGTTGTTCTGCGGCCCGCTGCACCATGGTGCGCATCGACCCCCGCCAACAGCGCAGCCGGCGGGGCGGGCCGAAACCCTGGTGGCTCGCCTCGGCCAGGGCCTGGTCCAGGGCTCTCTTGAGCCAGGCGGAATTGACACTGCCGGCGGGGCAGGTCAGGGACCAGCGAAAGGACGGCTCTGCTCCCTCCAGGGAGGGGCTTGAGCAGATCAACAGCTCCCAGCGCTTCTTGCCATCCGGCTCGAGCACCGGCCTGGAGTAGTAATCGAGTTCCCAGTCGGCGAGGACGGCCGTGATCATCCGGCGTTCTGCTCCTGCTGGCGCAGCACGCTGCGGGCGCGGTTGGCCCGATCGACGGCTTCCGCCATGACTTTCTCCTTGTCGATCAGCAGTTCTCCGGGCTGGCCCTCGAGCAGGGCGGTGTTCAGGGCGATCCGACCCCTGGCGGGATCCAGCTCGGTGATCAGTGCCTTGACCCGATCGCCCTGGTCGAACACCTCGCGCAGCTCCCGCATGCTTCCGCCCGTGACACAGGAGTGGTGCAGCAGGCCACTGACACCGCCCAGATCCACGAAGAAGCCATAGGGCTTCACCGAGACCACCTGGCCCTCCACCAATTGACCCACCTCGAGATCGGAGAAGCGCGCGGCGCTGGCGGCCCGCTTCTCCGAGAGCACCAGTTTGCGGGTGTCAGCATTGACCTCAAGGAAGGCCAGGCCGAGGGTCCTGCCCACCAGGGCTTCGTGGTTCTCGCCCTCCTGCAGCTGGGAGCGAGGGATGAAGGCCCGTAGACCCTCGAGATCGCCGGTGACACCGCCACGGTTGAAGCCGGTGATCTTCACCTGCACCACCTTGCCATCCTTCTCCAGCTGCTTGACCTTGTCCCAGCTGTGGCGCAGGGCCAGGGCCCGACAGCTGATCGTCACCATGCCGTCGGCGTTCTGCTCACGGGTGACAAGCACCTCGATCGCCAAACCCTTGGGGAAACGCTCCTTGATGTTGGTGATCACCCCGAGGCCGCATTCGCTCTTGGGCATGAAGGCGGGGGCCTTGCCGCCGATGTCCACATAGACCCCGTCGCTCTCGGGGCCGATCACCACCCCACGAACCACTTCGCCGGTGGTCCCCACGGGCTCGTTCTCGTCGAGGGCGGCCAGGAAGGCCTCCTCATCGAAGTCGAACTCATCGACGGTGCGGGATGTGCTGGCCGCTGCGGGAGCCGCCGAGGGCGCCCCAGCGGTGCGCCGCTTGGCCCCGCTGTCGGCCGGGCCGAGCAGATCGGCCATGGTCAGCCCCTCGAGGGAACCCAGATCAAACAGGGCCTCATCACCTGAAGCCCCCAGCCGCGAGGGTGGAGCCGGCGGGAGTGGGGCCTGCAGGGGGGCTTCGCCGCGGGCGACCCGGGCGGCGTTCTCCAGTTCGTTCGCCCGCTGACTGGCCGCCTCGGCCTCGGCCCTGGCGGCGGCGGCCTGACGCTCGAGCTGCTGCTGTTCCTCCCGCTTGCTGATGTGCAGCACCTGCAGGGGCTGACGGGAGGGGGCGGGAGCCGCCGCCACCTCCACCGGGGGACGGGCGGAGTTCGGCGGCACGGGCCGGGGGGAACGGGCCGGTTGAGGCGGCTGAGGGGTGCCGGATCCGGCCATGGCCTGGAAAAGGTGACAGCCTTTCACTCTAGAGAGGCCCCCTCGGATGAAACGCTCCCTGGCCCAGATGGCCTGGCCCGAGGTGCAGGCGGCCGCCGCCCGCCCCGGCAGCACGGTGCTCTGGCCCTTCGGCGCCTTCGAGCAGCACGGACCCCACCTGCCCCTGGGCACCGACGCGGTCTTCGCCGAGCGGATCGCCGGCGCCGTGCTCGAGCGGCTGGACCCCCAGCTGCCGATCTGGCAGCTGCCCCTGAGTCCATTCGGGTTCTCCCCCGAGCACCGGGACTTCCCCGGCACCGTGAGCCTGGGGGCGGAGCTGATGATCCAACTGGTGGTGACGGTGGGCGCGGACCTGGCGCGCACGGGGTTCGAGCGCGTGGTGCTGTTCAACGGCCATGGCGGTCAGATCGGCCTGCTGCAGGCGGCGGCCCGCCAACTGCGGGCGGAACACCCTGAGCTGGCGGTGCTGCCCTGCTTCCTCTGGAGCGGCCCACCGGGCATCAGCGCCCAGCTGCCGGAACCCGAGCGCAGCGAGGGCCTGCACGCGGGCCTGGCGGAAACCAGCCTGATGCTGCATCTGGCCCCGGAGCTGGTGGGGCCCGAGCGTCCCCGGGATGGCCAGCTGGCCCTCCCTCCCCCGGCGGGCTGGAGCCTGGAGGGGGCGGTGCCCGATGCCTGGCTCACGGCCGAGCTCTCACGTTCCGGAGTGGTGGGCGATGCCGCCCATGCCTCGGATCAGCTCGGGGGCTCCCTGCACCGAGCCCTGGTCGACGGCTGGTGCGAGCTGCTGACCAACCTGTTGACCAGCGACTGGCCACCCCGCGCGGTCAAGGGACCGAAACCAGGCTGAGGGGTGCCCGGTGCCCTGGCATGGCATGGCATGGAAGCCGCCCATAGCCGCTGGCCTGCGGCCATGGCTACAGTCAAGGCTTCATCAGCGCTGAATGGACGCCATGCCGACCCTCGAATCCGACGCGGCCAGCTCCATCACCTCCCTTGGCGTTTCGGGCGCGGTTTCCGGCGCCGAGCTCCCGGATTTCAGCAGCG
Above is a genomic segment from Cyanobium sp. ATX 6F1 containing:
- a CDS encoding creatininase family protein, whose translation is MKRSLAQMAWPEVQAAAARPGSTVLWPFGAFEQHGPHLPLGTDAVFAERIAGAVLERLDPQLPIWQLPLSPFGFSPEHRDFPGTVSLGAELMIQLVVTVGADLARTGFERVVLFNGHGGQIGLLQAAARQLRAEHPELAVLPCFLWSGPPGISAQLPEPERSEGLHAGLAETSLMLHLAPELVGPERPRDGQLALPPPAGWSLEGAVPDAWLTAELSRSGVVGDAAHASDQLGGSLHRALVDGWCELLTNLLTSDWPPRAVKGPKPG
- the ppsA gene encoding phosphoenolpyruvate synthase; translated protein: MAIPSAVDAPESLVVPFEQVGLADIAQVGGKNASLGELIQRLGPQGVKVPGGFATTAAAYRLFLQRSGLAERLETVLGGLDTGDLGALQAAGLAARRLILEAPLPVELTAAIRAGYGRLAASGERSGNSLEPPTVAVRSSATAEDLPDASFAGQQETYLNIQGEEALLEACHHCLASLFTDRAISYRQLHGYRHDEVALSIGIQRMVRSDLASSGVLFTLDTETGFRDAVLLTAAYGLGENVVQGAVNPDEWLIFKPTLLTGHRPILSRRLGSKAIRMVYGACSALEEATTCNVPVPEEERRRFALSDDEALTLATWACRIEAHYSSQRGTPTPMDIEWGKDGLTGELFILQARPETVESRRSGAVLRRWHLEPHHAECLSHGRAIGASVSSGRAKVLANPSQIDRFETGDLLVTARTDPDWEPILKRASGVITDQGGRTCHAAIIAREMGLTAIVGTGDGTTAITDGETITASCCEGDEGQIYRGALDFRVEETVLGDLPPTRTQILMNVGNPEEALKLAAIPCDGVGLARLEFIIANHIRVHPMALLAPEQVEDPGERQAIAELTRGYEHPADYYVDLLCQGMARIAAAFHPRPVILRFSDFKSNEYANLLGGRWFEPVEENPMLGWRGASRYGSPGFKEAFALECQALRSVREAMGLDQVIPMVPFCRTPEEADRVLAEMARHGLERGRAGLQVYVMCELPSNVIAIDAFAQRFDGFSIGSNDLTQLTLGLDRDSALVADLFDERHPAVTELIRLAIRGAKRNGRKIGICGQAPSDYPEFARFLIEEGIDSISLNPDVLLATRLSVAAIEGELGGTAATGAPGGSPNAGR
- a CDS encoding Tab2/Atab2 family RNA-binding protein — protein: MITAVLADWELDYYSRPVLEPDGKKRWELLICSSPSLEGAEPSFRWSLTCPAGSVNSAWLKRALDQALAEASHQGFGPPRRLRCWRGSMRTMVQRAAEQLGLDVVPSRRCYALVEWLQERQRSVYPQEPGYMAGPLAPPPAAIQPLALPLPEEVRGDSWEWATIPLADLREASQWPIGFSGLVALPKDLDGDVPVPGLRLFSRGRALAIAGWLAGLEPVRLEIAGQQLVLEAGIEARWLLANLAPDEAAAAAAAFRSAREQAGGVQFIGVQASESDARLEGFWLLRDLPDP
- a CDS encoding ABC transporter substrate-binding protein, translated to MTTGMRALVALGVIAAVLGVQALAGSTPMPRPVVMLLPSEGPLAGLGDGLRRGYRLAAEQSRVCGQLAPELGLGWVPPGADPVAALEASPRLSLLIAPPAAPLAAYGPLAERLGVTVLLPLQRGLSLRHLAELPGADRLWPLTPARGLAADQLARGTMERGWRRVMVIRDRSAEARQLAERYLGALQQAGGSAIGAEQPPIQVDPTEAKAWNQLLDDVGWYGPQALVVITRPGSPLARAATTAPWPKGLALVWPFPIERSLAVAQLGIDTSSQGPGWGRFTEAFRRRWGYGPGLVEAAGYDAGQLSAVAAVPPTASGQQGWDLLWLDSRLKAQDLCAALALRREGKKLSLSGAASKLDLAPAVSPNAELPLSDRPPQP
- a CDS encoding AbrB family transcriptional regulator; amino-acid sequence: MLTGADLLTKVKELGDAGKSEIVRACGYVSSKKDGSERLNFTAFYEALLAAKGVDFSTGSKSSKGGRKLSYTTKVQFNGNLMVGKAYTSILDLSPGDEFEIKLGRKQIRLVPLGSDDDEE
- a CDS encoding NAD(P)/FAD-dependent oxidoreductase; the encoded protein is MLRLNALKLPLDHDDDALVAAVLRRLRIPATDLLSHRVVKRSIDARKRQAIQLSYGLDLEVKGEAALLRRFSGDPQVQPSPDMRYQTVTRAPEPWGTGGEPRPIVVGAGPCGYFAALLLAQMGFRPLLLERGKAVKDRTADTFGFWRGTRAFDPDSNAQFGEGGAGTFSDGKLYSQVSDPRHIGRKVLEELVACGAHPEILTLHRPHIGTFKLATVVRGLRSRIEALGGEVRFLSRVERLLIEADGEGRRVVGVRLSDGSELAAEQVVLAIGHSARDTFATLLEQGVALEPKPFAVGLRLEHPQALIDQARWGACAGHPLLGAAEYKLVHHASNGRTAYSFCMCPGGLVVGAASELGGVVTNGMSQHSRNERNANSAIVVGITPDDVAPFGNGPGDPLAGVAFQRHWEAKAFALGGGNYQAPGQRLGDFLRGQPSAEAGAVQPSYAPGVRFTDLGESLPGEVIAAIREALPAFERRLPGFAMADAVLTGVETRTSSPVRLPRGETFESTNTAGLYPAGEGAGYAGGILSAAMDGIEVAEAVALTLRRRHFPGGPAGSACGPA
- a CDS encoding S1 RNA-binding domain-containing protein; its protein translation is MAGSGTPQPPQPARSPRPVPPNSARPPVEVAAAPAPSRQPLQVLHISKREEQQQLERQAAAARAEAEAASQRANELENAARVARGEAPLQAPLPPAPPSRLGASGDEALFDLGSLEGLTMADLLGPADSGAKRRTAGAPSAAPAAASTSRTVDEFDFDEEAFLAALDENEPVGTTGEVVRGVVIGPESDGVYVDIGGKAPAFMPKSECGLGVITNIKERFPKGLAIEVLVTREQNADGMVTISCRALALRHSWDKVKQLEKDGKVVQVKITGFNRGGVTGDLEGLRAFIPRSQLQEGENHEALVGRTLGLAFLEVNADTRKLVLSEKRAASAARFSDLEVGQLVEGQVVSVKPYGFFVDLGGVSGLLHHSCVTGGSMRELREVFDQGDRVKALITELDPARGRIALNTALLEGQPGELLIDKEKVMAEAVDRANRARSVLRQQEQNAG
- the pgeF gene encoding peptidoglycan editing factor PgeF, with the protein product MAEAVDAPFDRPDVGFNALEGWSWIGCYGGYYLQCDLLGGFEHGFFTRQWQGRGPEVLAGVISAGVSVHRPSQIHGAVVLPASGATAAPWPEADGLVSDQGAQSLWVCGADCPPVLIADRSSGRVAACHAGWRGVAGRILPEAIRQLEAAGSLRGDLLVALGPAISGPNYQVERSVSEQVALALGGDALDLKLAALEAVSAISPDGEPGRDRLDLRRAIRLQLEQEGIAPGQISSCPLCTLAEPLLFHSWRRDQVKAVQWSGIVAQA